One Glycine max cultivar Williams 82 chromosome 6, Glycine_max_v4.0, whole genome shotgun sequence DNA segment encodes these proteins:
- the LOC100801033 gene encoding U-box domain-containing protein 27 yields MVRARDDLCISVPSFFKCPISLDVMKSPVSLCTGVTYDRSSIQRWLDAGNNTCPATMQLLHTKDFIPNRTLQSLIQIWSDSLLRHPTPSEPLPSPDQVLRTVFDFKSDSDSLRFGSLSKLLLFAKDSLQNKLFLAKLEGFVNQLVRFLHNVDVGVTAGTSVEFLEQVVIVLGLILDSIEDREGLKNSMLKGKKQSLDSLLLVLQRGSLESKIASARVLQFVAVDAEAKISIAEKESVVAELLKSAAPEKDAALIEAALASLVAISAPKRNKLKLVNLGAVKAMTRLLTEANLGAAAVEKVLKIVETASSTREGRSEICEEATAACVAAVLSKVLKVSSAATEHAVTTLWSLCYLFRDRKAQEAVTQNNGLTKILLLMQSNCAPHVRQMCTDLLKIFLANSKSCLSCYDTKTTHIMPF; encoded by the coding sequence ATGGTGAGAGCAAGAGACGATCTATGCATAAGCGTTCCCAGCTTCTTCAAGTGCCCCATCTCTCTCGACGTCATGAAATCCCCTGTCAGCCTCTGCACCGGAGTCACCTACGACCGCTCCAGCATCCAACGCTGGCTCGACGCCGGCAACAACACCTGCCCCGCCACCATGCAACTCCTCCATACCAAAGACTTCATCCCCAACCGTACTCTCCAAAGCCTCATCCAGATCTGGTCCGATTCGCTTCTTCGCCACCCAACCCCTTCCGAACCGCTCCCTTCCCCTGACCAAGTCCTCCGAACCGTCTTCGACTTCAAATCCGACTCGGACTCCCTCCGGTTCGGTTCGCTCTCGAAACTCCTCCTCTTCGCCAAAGATTCTCTCCAAAACAAACTTTTCCTCGCAAAATTAGAAGGCTTCGTGAATCAACTCGTTCGCTTCCTCCATAATGTCGACGTCGGAGTAACCGCGGGAACGAGTGTTGAATTTCTCGAACAAGTCGTTATCGTGTTGGGTTTGATTCTCGATAGCATCGAGGATCGCGAGGGATTGAAAAACTCTATGCtgaaaggaaagaaacaaaGCTTAGATTCTCTGCTTTTAGTTCTCCAACGAGGAAGCTTGGAATCAAAAATTGCCTCCGCTAGGGTTCTTCAATTCGTCGCCGTGGACGCGGAGGCGAAGATTTCAATCGCCGAGAAGGAAAGTGTGGTGGCGGAGTTGCTGAAATCGGCGGCGCCGGAGAAAGATGCGGCGCTGATCGAGGCCGCTCTGGCGAGCCTGGTGGCGATTTCGGCGCCGAAGCGGAACAAGTTGAAGCTGGTGAACCTCGGAGCGGTGAAGGCGATGACGAGGCTGTTGACGGAGGCGAATTTGGGCGCCGCGGCGGTGGAGAAGGTGTTGAAGATTGTGGAGACGGCGTCATCGACGAGGGAGGGGCGGAGCGAGATATGCGAGGAGGCGACGGCGGCGTGTGTGGCGGCGGTGCTGAGCAAGGTTCTGAAGGTGTCGAGCGCGGCGACGGAGCACGCGGTGACGACGCTGTGGAGCTTGTGTTACCTGTTCCGCGATCGCAAGGCACAGGAGGCGGTGACGCAGAACAATGGCTTGACCAAGATTCTGTTGCTGATGCAGAGCAATTGTGCGCCGCACGTGCGACAAATGTGCACCGATTTGCTCAAGATTTTTCTGGCGAACTCCAAGTCTTGCCTTTCGTGCTACGACACCAAAACCACGCATATCATGCCGTTTTGA